Proteins from a genomic interval of Leptospira kanakyensis:
- the zigA gene encoding zinc metallochaperone GTPase ZigA — protein sequence MKPKIPVTVLSGFLGAGKTTLLNHILSNREGLRVAVIVNDMSEVNIDAKLVASGGHLSRTNEKLVEMSNGCICCTLREDLLLEISKLANEGRFDSILIESTGISEPLPIAETFTFADENGISLSDLVTLDSMITVVDAVNFLKDFQSLDSLSERNLGAGEDDDRDIVDLLVDQVEFSDTIIVNKISLLSEEKKNRLLTILRSLNADAEILTTDYSKVPLSKVLNTGRFDFDKASQSPLWLKELRGEHVPETEEYGIKSFVYGNRRPFHPERFYQWLHSEKPGVVRAKGFVWVASKMDWVILYSQAGNLSSYKPEGYWWACIPDEDIPDDPEVFQNLQAHWLEPWGDRRQEIVLIGRDMDEKKLRTSLDKCLLNDKEYKEGPEVWANFDDPFPNWDAMIGESEEKSIQEEESTR from the coding sequence ATGAAACCCAAAATTCCCGTCACCGTTCTCTCTGGTTTTTTAGGAGCCGGTAAAACTACCCTACTCAACCACATCTTATCCAACCGCGAAGGCCTTCGTGTGGCAGTGATCGTCAATGATATGAGCGAAGTGAATATTGATGCGAAGCTTGTTGCCTCCGGAGGACATCTCAGTCGTACCAATGAAAAATTGGTAGAGATGTCCAATGGTTGTATCTGTTGCACCCTTCGCGAAGATTTACTTTTAGAGATTTCAAAACTAGCAAATGAGGGAAGGTTTGATTCCATTCTCATCGAATCCACGGGAATTTCTGAACCCCTACCTATCGCCGAAACATTTACCTTTGCTGATGAAAACGGAATCAGTTTATCGGATCTAGTCACTCTTGATTCGATGATTACCGTTGTAGATGCGGTTAATTTTTTAAAAGACTTTCAAAGTTTAGATTCATTAAGCGAACGTAATTTAGGTGCCGGAGAGGATGATGACAGGGACATTGTGGATTTACTTGTGGACCAAGTGGAATTTAGCGACACGATCATCGTCAATAAAATCAGTTTGTTATCGGAAGAAAAAAAGAACAGGCTCCTTACCATCTTACGATCGCTAAATGCAGATGCAGAAATTTTGACTACAGATTATAGCAAAGTTCCTTTATCCAAAGTTTTGAATACAGGACGATTTGATTTTGATAAGGCAAGCCAGTCTCCTTTATGGCTAAAAGAACTTCGAGGAGAACATGTTCCCGAAACCGAAGAATATGGAATTAAAAGTTTTGTATATGGAAATAGACGCCCCTTCCATCCGGAACGATTTTATCAATGGTTACATTCCGAAAAACCAGGAGTGGTTCGTGCCAAAGGATTTGTTTGGGTGGCAAGTAAAATGGATTGGGTAATCCTCTACTCGCAAGCAGGTAACTTATCCTCATACAAACCCGAAGGGTATTGGTGGGCCTGCATTCCCGACGAAGATATCCCTGACGATCCTGAAGTATTTCAAAATTTACAAGCGCACTGGTTGGAACCTTGGGGAGACCGGCGCCAAGAGATTGTCCTCATTGGTCGCGATATGGATGAAAAAAAATTAAGAACCTCTCTCGATAAATGCCTGTTAAATGACAAAGAATACAAGGAAGGGCCAGAAGTTTGGGCAAATTTTGATGATCCATTTCCGAATTGGGATGCGATGATTGGAGAGTCAGAAGAAAAATCGATTCAAGAAGAAGAATCAACTCGATAA
- a CDS encoding HEAT repeat domain-containing protein has translation MQTNRISFFFFLALFLILNCDPVPVKQDTNSVGEIVSEEPTTKELLENLDSTDTFTRSQAAIQLGSREERSAIPKLKKLLSDKEPGVRAGAAIALGDLKDKSSSMAIADLMWSDKDNPKDVYLDALTRLKDPSVGNRIYPLLDDENPTLRLQTVDALVQIGVGTVGSQILNLASKNKDREKDKTYAMALGKLKVSFSESYLLGLTKTQDESPTLAAAYLALGRIKAKNANDVLVKALGLPYSKGKENASMALIEIGNPSVVPQVFQFLSSEDAETKLYTTDVLCSIPSKEAAKLAFGLLNGKETKSWGSAAKIVGRQRYKEGRLRIEELLEKPSTPERDSFAEALGWIGDKTSVPILRKVLLSGDSEGPYGSAWALGILGAKEAVPDLIKALDKGDAKLMVYVLEALGSIADPTSLPKLKELLSDRPKMSPQILSTVALIPTEEARLVLEGATKSKDADVYRPAMEEIAKRKDKKSIPLLLTYTNGDDSEKRKLSYYALTAITGQKFRTAKEWNEWAKGNL, from the coding sequence ATGCAAACGAATCGGATTTCTTTTTTCTTTTTTTTAGCCCTTTTTCTTATTTTGAATTGTGATCCAGTCCCGGTGAAGCAGGATACAAACTCCGTAGGAGAAATTGTGTCAGAAGAACCAACCACAAAAGAACTATTGGAAAATCTGGATTCAACTGATACCTTCACTCGTTCCCAAGCAGCCATCCAACTAGGCAGTCGTGAAGAAAGATCAGCCATCCCTAAATTAAAAAAACTTTTATCAGATAAGGAACCAGGGGTTCGTGCGGGTGCTGCCATTGCCCTCGGGGATTTAAAAGACAAATCTTCTTCAATGGCAATCGCCGATTTGATGTGGTCGGACAAGGATAATCCCAAAGATGTTTATTTGGATGCCCTCACACGTTTGAAAGATCCTTCTGTGGGAAATAGAATTTATCCTTTGTTAGATGACGAAAACCCGACTCTCCGTTTACAAACAGTGGATGCACTCGTACAAATAGGAGTTGGAACTGTCGGTTCTCAAATTTTGAATCTGGCATCTAAAAATAAAGATCGAGAAAAAGACAAAACATACGCGATGGCTCTCGGAAAATTAAAAGTCAGTTTTTCTGAATCCTATTTACTAGGCCTTACTAAAACACAAGACGAATCTCCAACTCTTGCGGCGGCTTATTTGGCTCTCGGAAGAATCAAAGCAAAAAATGCAAATGATGTGCTTGTGAAAGCACTCGGTCTTCCTTATAGCAAAGGAAAAGAAAATGCTTCCATGGCCCTCATCGAAATTGGGAATCCTTCCGTAGTTCCCCAAGTTTTTCAATTTTTAAGTTCAGAAGATGCAGAAACCAAACTTTATACCACTGATGTTTTGTGTTCGATTCCTTCAAAAGAAGCAGCAAAGTTAGCCTTTGGTCTGTTAAACGGAAAGGAAACAAAAAGTTGGGGGAGTGCTGCTAAAATTGTCGGCCGACAAAGGTATAAAGAAGGAAGGCTTCGTATTGAAGAATTACTCGAAAAACCATCCACACCCGAACGTGATAGTTTTGCAGAAGCATTGGGTTGGATCGGGGACAAGACTTCCGTTCCTATCCTTCGAAAAGTTTTATTATCGGGGGATTCGGAAGGGCCCTATGGTTCTGCTTGGGCACTTGGAATTCTTGGTGCCAAGGAAGCGGTTCCTGATCTAATCAAAGCTCTCGATAAGGGAGATGCCAAACTTATGGTTTATGTTTTGGAAGCACTGGGTTCCATTGCTGATCCAACAAGCCTTCCTAAATTAAAAGAATTACTTTCTGACAGACCAAAGATGTCTCCGCAAATCCTTTCGACAGTGGCTCTCATCCCCACAGAAGAGGCACGTCTAGTCCTGGAAGGAGCAACCAAATCCAAAGATGCCGATGTTTATAGACCTGCTATGGAAGAAATTGCCAAACGAAAGGATAAAAAGTCCATTCCACTTTTGTTAACTTACACCAACGGTGACGATTCTGAAAAACGAAAACTGAGTTATTATGCGTTAACTGCTATCACAGGACAAAAATTCCGTACAGCAAAAGAATGGAATGAATGGGCAAAAGGGAATTTATAA
- a CDS encoding di-heme oxidoredictase family protein, whose translation MSDVVNSTSVWGCPNEKKLCVGDSCLALLGLSQSEKYPWDFEEGEELSGGKSMTSFVTDARAFLQFGKNAPLTTISDFTVGQAVFEVPWTPGFSAGLPDRDGLGPFFHTNSCLGCHVGNGRAVEDDGDPLVFTLVRLGVGTKGNDPEPVYGTQFQPNAVAGVTPEGDVHLEYDTITGTYLDGSTYSLRKPTIVFSNLGYGPLDSNHKTSVRLTQQVIGLGLLEAIPEETIVSRSDPLDLNGDGISGRPNYIWDLAGSGKSLGRFGWKANAPTLIRQNSAAFSGDIGIKSPMFSQENCSVTQTTCSSAVSGGNPEVTEEKMTAITKYMQLVAVPVRRNANTTAILTGKKHFFMAGCNKCHTEKMVTASNTSNPLLSNQTIRPYTDLLLHDMGEDLSDGKADGEANEREWRTAPLWGIGLLGTVNGKSRFLHDGRAKTLDEAILWHGGEAEKSKKYFLTLNVSDRASMIRFLLSL comes from the coding sequence TTGTCGGATGTAGTCAATTCTACATCCGTATGGGGATGTCCGAATGAGAAAAAACTTTGTGTTGGTGATTCTTGTTTGGCCTTACTTGGGTTGTCTCAGTCGGAAAAATATCCTTGGGATTTTGAAGAAGGGGAAGAACTCTCTGGAGGAAAGTCTATGACCAGTTTTGTCACGGATGCTCGTGCCTTCCTTCAATTTGGAAAAAATGCTCCCTTAACAACAATCTCCGATTTTACTGTGGGGCAAGCTGTCTTTGAAGTTCCTTGGACTCCCGGATTTTCTGCTGGTTTACCAGACCGGGATGGGCTCGGACCTTTTTTTCATACCAATTCTTGTTTGGGTTGTCACGTAGGAAATGGACGAGCGGTAGAAGATGATGGAGATCCTTTAGTTTTCACCTTGGTTCGGTTAGGTGTAGGTACAAAAGGAAACGATCCAGAGCCAGTTTATGGCACACAGTTCCAACCGAATGCTGTGGCTGGTGTGACTCCGGAAGGAGATGTACATCTAGAATACGATACGATCACTGGAACATACCTGGACGGAAGCACCTATTCTCTACGCAAACCAACTATTGTATTTAGCAATCTCGGATATGGCCCTTTAGATTCGAACCACAAAACATCAGTTCGGTTGACACAACAAGTGATAGGACTTGGTCTTTTAGAAGCGATTCCTGAGGAAACGATAGTTTCTCGCTCAGATCCTTTGGATCTAAATGGTGATGGAATTTCGGGAAGGCCCAATTACATTTGGGATCTTGCAGGAAGTGGAAAATCACTTGGCCGATTTGGATGGAAGGCAAATGCTCCCACTCTGATACGCCAAAACTCTGCTGCTTTTTCTGGAGATATCGGTATCAAAAGTCCTATGTTTAGCCAAGAAAACTGTAGTGTTACGCAAACGACTTGTTCGAGTGCAGTTAGTGGTGGAAACCCAGAAGTTACAGAAGAAAAAATGACTGCCATTACAAAATACATGCAACTTGTTGCAGTACCGGTTCGTCGTAATGCAAACACAACGGCGATTCTTACAGGTAAAAAACATTTTTTTATGGCTGGATGTAACAAATGTCATACGGAAAAGATGGTTACGGCTTCGAATACTTCGAACCCACTCCTTTCTAACCAAACCATACGTCCCTATACCGATTTACTTTTACATGATATGGGAGAAGACTTAAGTGATGGAAAGGCGGATGGAGAAGCAAATGAAAGAGAATGGAGAACCGCACCACTTTGGGGGATTGGACTTTTAGGAACTGTCAACGGAAAGTCGAGGTTTCTTCATGATGGAAGGGCAAAAACTTTAGATGAAGCCATTCTTTGGCATGGTGGAGAAGCCGAAAAAAGTAAAAAATATTTTTTGACTCTGAATGTATCTGACCGCGCCAGTATGATTCGATTTTTACTATCATTGTAA
- a CDS encoding chromosome condensation regulator — MNIERNIFGKSLILAVCLAVFSFCEKKETDPAALALLGFTLNLSMVSGTLTDGAGNPIPNASLEIAAQTSSKAEGLSKSLSTTTDTGSWQLSLGTGSYEILVKDVNGKTLGSFKLSSSENLEPSIEDISHLTDTIFLVSLANQKEVGSKFEILSPKDGSIIKTYDLALNIKTTDSLTCHVLQNKTEKENITVGKGEVTSSVSMKPLLGANKIQVHCTNEAGVSAKKTVLTYFGNRISAGGSHSGYVVNGSLYTWGRNNFGQLGTGTSTGDLTNPKITKLSTISNVVSIGFNQNSSLAITEDGSVWTWGANAVGQLGMGNIGDLQAAATDAGPRNPPRKVPGITNAVMGVYGFDHVLVLKKDGTVVSFGSNSVGQLGNGTGGAGTYSANPVNVIGLPTDIIQVIGGSDHSAALTKSGDVYVWGKDQYGNLGDGVLGTSTEVNGTPKKVSSLSGIIHIATGRDHIIALKNDGTVYAWGLAASGQLGIGGTGSPAPVPTPTLVTGLYNAVSVWANGTQSFAILGDGTVKGWGANSSGNLGTGQTTPAKLYTPGDIVVGIKDIQYFGCGALHNFAILKSGVLYGWGWNFKGSIGRSDLQETWAATTPIFLTIPE, encoded by the coding sequence ATGAACATAGAAAGAAACATTTTCGGAAAATCGCTGATTTTGGCTGTTTGTTTGGCAGTTTTTAGTTTTTGCGAGAAGAAAGAAACTGACCCAGCTGCTTTGGCCCTGCTTGGTTTTACTTTGAACCTCTCCATGGTTTCGGGAACACTAACCGATGGGGCAGGAAATCCTATCCCCAATGCCAGTTTAGAAATCGCGGCCCAAACCAGTTCTAAAGCGGAGGGACTTTCCAAATCTCTTTCTACCACAACAGACACTGGTTCCTGGCAACTCTCTTTGGGGACTGGTAGTTACGAAATTTTAGTAAAGGACGTCAATGGAAAGACACTCGGATCCTTTAAACTTTCTTCCTCTGAAAATTTAGAACCTTCCATTGAAGACATCTCTCATTTGACAGATACCATTTTTCTTGTGAGTCTTGCGAACCAGAAAGAGGTCGGATCTAAATTTGAAATTTTATCTCCAAAAGACGGAAGTATCATCAAAACATATGATTTGGCATTAAATATAAAAACAACAGATTCGTTAACCTGTCATGTTTTACAAAATAAAACGGAAAAAGAAAATATCACAGTAGGAAAGGGAGAAGTTACTTCATCCGTTTCTATGAAACCTTTACTTGGTGCAAATAAGATCCAAGTCCATTGTACAAATGAAGCGGGTGTTTCTGCGAAAAAAACCGTCCTGACTTATTTTGGAAATCGAATTTCGGCTGGAGGGTCTCACTCTGGTTATGTGGTCAATGGAAGTTTATATACTTGGGGACGAAATAATTTTGGACAACTCGGAACGGGAACGTCCACGGGAGATCTTACCAATCCTAAAATTACCAAACTATCAACAATTTCTAATGTTGTTTCGATTGGATTCAACCAAAACAGTTCCCTTGCCATCACTGAAGATGGATCTGTCTGGACTTGGGGAGCTAATGCCGTTGGTCAATTGGGTATGGGGAATATTGGCGATCTACAAGCAGCTGCGACGGATGCAGGTCCAAGGAATCCGCCGAGGAAGGTTCCTGGGATTACCAATGCGGTAATGGGTGTATATGGTTTTGATCATGTGCTCGTTCTCAAAAAAGACGGAACGGTTGTTAGTTTTGGTTCGAATTCTGTAGGCCAACTTGGGAATGGAACGGGTGGGGCAGGAACTTACTCTGCAAACCCTGTGAATGTGATTGGCCTTCCGACAGATATCATCCAAGTCATTGGAGGATCTGATCATTCAGCCGCCTTGACAAAGTCAGGTGACGTTTATGTTTGGGGTAAAGACCAATATGGAAATTTGGGTGATGGGGTTCTTGGAACTTCTACGGAAGTCAATGGCACTCCTAAAAAAGTAAGTTCTCTTTCTGGAATTATCCATATCGCAACAGGACGTGATCATATCATTGCTTTGAAAAATGATGGAACTGTTTATGCTTGGGGACTTGCTGCCAGTGGTCAATTGGGCATCGGTGGGACTGGGTCACCGGCTCCGGTTCCTACACCAACTCTTGTGACAGGTTTATACAATGCCGTTTCTGTTTGGGCGAACGGAACGCAGAGTTTTGCTATCTTAGGCGATGGGACAGTGAAAGGTTGGGGAGCAAACTCCAGTGGAAATTTAGGAACGGGTCAAACAACACCTGCCAAACTTTACACTCCGGGAGACATTGTTGTGGGCATCAAAGACATCCAATACTTTGGGTGTGGGGCATTACATAATTTTGCCATTCTAAAATCCGGAGTTCTATATGGTTGGGGTTGGAACTTTAAAGGTTCCATTGGAAGGTCTGATTTACAAGAAACTTGGGCGGCTACAACCCCAATCTTTCTAACGATCCCAGAATAG
- a CDS encoding imelysin family protein, protein MNRKLTLILVLSLGLVLNVCTPETKNTETNMLAALALAANAPSQAAFLETYSQIAFQNYSDAYTDVVALRQKVTAFTAKASPTLSELNEIKTYWRKARRSYLQTEIFRFSQGPIDNPALTGGVEIEPLVNAWPLDEGYIDTVVLTGTITKQGLIDANEGDCATGTCPDGDSAKNISVGWHAIEYLLWGADAQNNFTPGNTITQSNFTTANGSGNAQAKRSAYLLYSTEILENHLLQLKNAWDPSLSTSYVSKFKTSSTSFENVLRGIARFSGGEWGGERMTGVFGGEQEEEHSCFSDNTKADFYYDAKGLDNLFNGTYTGSQTINGYGLKNLLGNESSYIKERIVTAELFCLNEFTEDVSLNQTCNSSIVSSRFDRMIATVNVSGSATENADYNLFRYQIQPAVQEIAKALQRSAASFGVSIGDDGLVLE, encoded by the coding sequence ATGAACAGGAAACTGACTCTAATTTTGGTACTTTCACTTGGTCTTGTACTAAATGTCTGTACCCCCGAAACAAAAAACACAGAGACAAATATGCTCGCAGCTTTGGCCCTTGCGGCGAATGCACCGAGCCAAGCCGCATTTTTGGAAACCTATTCCCAGATTGCTTTTCAAAATTATAGCGATGCCTATACGGATGTAGTGGCTCTCAGACAGAAAGTAACTGCTTTTACTGCCAAAGCATCCCCTACGCTTTCGGAACTAAACGAAATCAAAACCTATTGGAGAAAAGCTCGCCGAAGTTATCTTCAAACAGAAATTTTTCGTTTCAGTCAAGGCCCAATTGATAACCCGGCACTGACTGGTGGTGTGGAAATTGAACCCCTTGTGAACGCATGGCCTTTGGATGAAGGATACATTGATACAGTTGTCCTCACTGGAACAATCACAAAACAAGGATTAATCGATGCAAATGAAGGTGATTGTGCCACTGGAACTTGTCCCGATGGAGATTCCGCAAAAAATATTTCTGTAGGTTGGCATGCCATTGAATACCTGTTATGGGGAGCAGATGCACAAAACAACTTCACTCCAGGGAACACAATTACCCAATCCAATTTTACAACAGCGAACGGATCGGGAAATGCACAAGCCAAACGATCCGCTTATCTTTTGTATTCAACTGAGATTTTGGAAAACCACCTGCTTCAATTGAAAAATGCATGGGATCCTTCTCTTTCCACATCTTATGTTTCTAAATTCAAAACCAGTTCCACCTCTTTTGAAAATGTATTACGTGGGATTGCAAGATTTTCAGGTGGAGAATGGGGAGGCGAAAGGATGACCGGAGTGTTCGGTGGAGAACAAGAAGAAGAACATTCTTGTTTTTCAGACAATACAAAGGCTGACTTTTATTATGACGCTAAGGGACTCGATAACCTATTTAACGGAACTTACACAGGTTCTCAAACCATTAATGGTTACGGTTTGAAAAATCTACTTGGTAATGAATCCAGTTATATTAAGGAAAGAATTGTCACAGCAGAGTTATTTTGTCTAAATGAATTCACTGAAGATGTTTCCTTAAACCAAACTTGTAATAGTTCCATTGTTTCCAGTCGATTCGATCGTATGATTGCAACGGTAAATGTTTCTGGTTCCGCAACAGAAAATGCTGATTACAACCTCTTCCGTTACCAAATCCAACCAGCAGTACAAGAAATTGCAAAAGCACTCCAAAGGTCTGCCGCTAGTTTTGGTGTCTCTATTGGAGACGACGGTTTAGTTCTCGAATAA
- a CDS encoding di-heme oxidoredictase family protein, whose protein sequence is MKLKHLILIIILGFLLQCKKNEDEKNLNTAIILSALLSTPSCSTGDFLNDPCEQYSGGDTTTFDSTESAFDLEAANVVDPRRSIDFQDGNANFNRTWLPTGNSSVAGLGPVFNNRSCQGCHVKDGRGRPPADGTSFSSMLIRLSISGSNPTTGGPLPMTNFGTQLNTEGILEFGTGTQIPKEGTANITYTEEPGNFPDGESYSLRKPSYTITWNVGGGATQINVSNPGQAYHPTNNPSGTYFISPRTAPMLPGLGLLEAIPESTIRSFVDASDSNGDGISGRANLVWDTTQAKSFLGRFGWKANQPNLTHQNASAFLGDIGLTTPIFPSENCATGQTVCATSPSGNGSSPEISNERLARVTFYTSLVSVPGRRGWKSEDVKKGKELFIQIGCSSCHIPRLKTGDHSIAEIANQEIRPYTDLLLHDMGDALSDHRSDFLASGNEWRTTPLWGLGLIERVNGHELLMHDGRARGIQEAILWHGGEGEQSKNNYKLLPKESRTKVLSFLKSL, encoded by the coding sequence ATGAAATTAAAACACCTTATCCTAATCATAATTCTCGGATTCCTTCTCCAATGCAAAAAAAATGAAGATGAAAAAAACTTAAACACCGCCATCATTTTATCTGCCCTTCTTTCTACTCCCTCTTGTTCTACAGGAGATTTTTTAAATGATCCATGTGAACAATATAGTGGTGGTGATACGACCACCTTTGATTCTACAGAATCTGCATTTGATTTAGAAGCTGCTAATGTTGTGGATCCAAGACGTTCTATCGATTTCCAAGATGGAAACGCAAACTTCAATCGCACCTGGCTTCCTACAGGAAATTCGTCTGTGGCAGGCCTTGGACCAGTTTTTAACAACCGTTCGTGCCAAGGTTGCCATGTCAAAGATGGACGAGGTCGACCTCCCGCGGATGGAACTAGTTTTTCATCCATGCTCATTCGTTTGAGTATTTCTGGATCCAATCCAACCACTGGTGGGCCACTTCCGATGACAAACTTTGGGACCCAATTGAATACCGAAGGAATTTTAGAATTTGGAACAGGAACCCAAATTCCCAAAGAAGGAACGGCTAACATCACTTACACAGAAGAACCTGGAAATTTTCCTGATGGAGAGTCTTATTCGCTACGTAAACCAAGTTATACGATCACTTGGAATGTGGGAGGTGGTGCGACACAAATCAATGTGTCAAATCCTGGCCAAGCCTATCACCCAACAAACAATCCATCCGGAACTTATTTCATTTCACCAAGAACTGCACCTATGCTCCCAGGGCTTGGACTTTTGGAAGCCATTCCTGAATCCACCATTCGTTCTTTTGTCGATGCCAGTGATTCAAATGGAGACGGAATTTCAGGAAGGGCAAACTTGGTTTGGGACACAACACAAGCCAAATCATTTCTCGGACGATTTGGATGGAAAGCAAACCAACCCAACCTAACACATCAAAATGCGAGTGCTTTTCTTGGCGATATTGGACTTACAACTCCCATCTTTCCCAGTGAAAATTGTGCTACCGGACAAACCGTTTGTGCAACAAGCCCATCCGGAAATGGATCTAGCCCCGAAATCTCTAACGAACGTTTGGCCCGAGTTACATTTTATACAAGTCTTGTCAGTGTTCCAGGTAGACGCGGTTGGAAATCAGAGGATGTGAAAAAAGGAAAGGAACTTTTCATCCAAATTGGATGTTCATCTTGCCATATCCCTAGATTAAAAACGGGAGATCATTCCATTGCCGAAATTGCCAACCAAGAAATACGGCCTTATACAGATCTACTTCTACACGATATGGGAGATGCTTTAAGTGATCACCGCTCTGATTTTTTAGCATCAGGGAATGAATGGAGAACCACACCACTTTGGGGGCTTGGGCTCATTGAACGAGTGAATGGCCATGAACTTTTGATGCATGACGGCAGGGCTCGGGGAATTCAAGAAGCAATCCTATGGCACGGTGGAGAGGGAGAACAAAGTAAAAACAATTATAAACTTTTACCAAAAGAATCTAGAACGAAAGTGCTCAGTTTTTTAAAATCCCTATGA
- a CDS encoding imelysin family protein: protein MKPFNLLLKILTFGFYILLYNCGVNSDKTSERAQILGLVDTYLRTYSTSSLLSDVTNKLIIPKYTNLDSKVSALQTAATTYTTNPDVTNLNLVRNAWIETDLAYREIEWAYFGPAYIPYNVYLFLDSFSKSFPIDPTAIESKITSNLAPNGLRVDGLDTAEYLLFKDNITTTNTAFADTNRKTYLNKLIQDIKTQTGLLLFHWDKSRSSSFYYSFTNAGKGSRDYPNTKDGLTELTNQMVFFCNTIVDIKIAEPSGLRATNLGVKDITKVETPYANLSLDSLLRNLQGFSDLGDVGFYKFLSLRSETVTPRLQSQIKTTTTAVNLVKTKYGTFQNAILTGGSDVELMLNEFKKLRVLISTEVISALGGTIGVSSNDGD from the coding sequence ATGAAACCATTCAATCTTTTATTAAAAATTTTAACCTTTGGATTCTACATTTTGTTATACAACTGTGGAGTGAATTCAGACAAAACTTCGGAAAGAGCGCAAATTCTCGGTTTGGTGGATACTTATTTAAGAACCTATAGCACTTCCAGTTTACTCAGTGACGTCACGAACAAACTCATCATTCCTAAATATACAAATTTAGATTCAAAAGTGTCTGCCTTACAAACAGCCGCTACGACCTATACGACAAACCCTGATGTTACCAATTTAAACTTGGTTAGGAATGCTTGGATTGAAACCGATTTGGCTTATAGAGAAATTGAATGGGCTTATTTTGGGCCGGCTTATATTCCTTACAATGTTTATCTTTTTCTAGATAGTTTTTCTAAGTCATTTCCCATTGATCCAACAGCTATCGAATCCAAAATCACTTCCAATTTAGCTCCAAATGGTTTACGAGTGGATGGCCTGGATACCGCAGAGTATTTGCTTTTTAAAGATAACATAACAACAACCAACACCGCATTTGCTGATACCAATCGAAAAACCTATCTCAATAAACTCATCCAAGATATCAAAACCCAAACAGGTTTACTCCTTTTCCATTGGGACAAATCTAGGTCGTCTTCTTTTTATTATTCTTTTACCAATGCAGGCAAAGGAAGTCGTGATTATCCCAACACAAAAGATGGACTCACCGAGTTAACCAACCAAATGGTGTTTTTTTGTAATACCATTGTGGATATTAAAATTGCAGAACCATCAGGACTCCGAGCCACTAATTTAGGTGTGAAAGATATCACAAAGGTAGAAACACCGTATGCAAATTTATCCCTTGATTCTTTATTACGAAACTTGCAGGGATTTTCTGATTTAGGGGATGTTGGGTTCTATAAATTCCTTTCACTCCGAAGTGAAACAGTGACCCCAAGACTGCAGAGCCAAATCAAAACCACAACAACTGCTGTAAACTTAGTAAAAACGAAATACGGAACCTTTCAAAATGCAATTTTAACGGGTGGAAGTGACGTAGAACTAATGTTAAATGAATTTAAAAAACTAAGAGTGCTCATCTCCACAGAAGTGATCAGTGCCCTTGGGGGAACCATCGGAGTGAGTTCAAATGATGGCGATTAA